CGCAATCGAGGCGGGGCCGAACGCTGCGAGGTAGCGGAGCGTCAGGGCTTTCATCCCGTCCGCCGATGCCGCTTCACCCGTCGCCGGGAGTTGCGGCGGTGCGACGAAGCCGCGTTTGCCGCCGAACGTCCATGTTGCGCCGGACGGCACATGCAGCAGCGGCGAGTATTGCCGCAATCCCCACCATGCACCCGGATGCGCGGCGTCACCGAGGCGCTCATTGACCCAGGCTTGCAGCTCGTCCGCCGGACGTGGTTCAGCCGCCTGCTCCAGCAGCTCAGCGACCAGTGCGGCGGTCTCTTCCTCGCCGATTCCGCTGGCCACAAAGCGGCGGTCGCGCAGGCGGGCAGCGTGAATTGTTGGCTCGCTCGCCTGTCGGAAGATCGGGTAGTCGTCGATGTGGATGGCGTGCAGGGTCATGCGGACGGCGTTCGACTTGACGACGCGCAAGTCAGTAAACGCCGTGTCGAGGTCGGCGGCGTCAAACTGGTCCAGCCGGTTCCAGAGCGCGAGGTAGGGTGAGGCAGGCTCCTGAGCCTGCAGGGCGACCAATTGCTGCACTGCCGTATCGAGCGGCACCACCTCGCGTTGCAGCAGCATCTGACGGCTCAATGTGGCGCGATTCAATGCGCGTTGGCTGAGTCTCATGCTGGATTCGTCCGAGTGATTCGCTTCGCTGTTGCGTCGTTGTGCATGTTGTCCGTTTCCATGGTGAGTGGGTTACGACAGTGTGTCGGGCGGATCGTGCCCGACCAGTCCGTCGACCGATTCGCGGATGAGGTCGGCGTGGCCATTGTGCCGCGCGTATTCCTCGATCATGTTGAGCAGGACATAACGCAAGCTGGGCACGCCAACCTGCGGGCTGTCCAGCCCGCGCGTCGCCAGCGCTGAGTTGATGATCGTGCGAGCGCGCGCGACGGCATCCTGCCAACCGGTGTAGAGATCTTCGGCTGTATCGTCGCTCGCCGTGCGCCAATCCCAGCCGGGATCGGCGTCCCAATCGACGGCGTTCCACGGCGGCAGCTGCTCGCGGCCCTGAATCCACTCGGCCGACATGTCGTCCTCGAACCGCGCCAGATGCTTCAGCATGCCGCCGAGCGTCATCGCGGAATCGCCGAGCGTCGCTTGCAGGCCGACGCTACCGAGCCCGCCGGACTTCCAGGCGAATGTCGCGCGCTGTCGCTCGAGGTATCCAAGCAGGGTGCTCGCTTCGTCGCCGGCGATTGGCGGCTCAGTCATCGCTCCGACTGTCCTCTCAGGTGTGGTGCGCGACGGGTCACAGCCGCACGTTGGCTGCGCGCGCCATCTGGCGGATGTGCGGTCGTTCGTGGACGACCAGGCGTTGGGCGAAGGAGCGCACTGTGCGCTCGATCGGCCTTCCGGCGCCGGTAATCGTCGCTGCCCGGGCGTATGCCTCCGGCGGCAGTGGCTCCACGATATTCATCAGGTTGCTGCGCTGTCGGATAAATGCATCCAGCGATAGGTGGAACTCCAGCTCGCGATAGTTCGTCTGTTTGATCCAGCGGCGCGGACTAACCGCCCGGATCGTCGGGTGATCCTCGCTGAGCAGCTGCTCGATACAACTGCCCCAGACATCGGCGCAGGCGCGCAGGTGAGCGAGGATATCGACGGCAGACCACTCGTCCGGCGCGGGGGCCGCGCGCAGCTGCTTCGGCGTCGCATCGATGCCGATGATGGCCATCTGCAGCGGCGCGTTGCGCAACCGATCCAGAATCTCGTCAAGCTCCATTTGCCTGCCCGCCTTCGGGCTCTCTCCTTGTCGAGTCGATCCGGCCGGTGAAATGCTCCCACTCCTGCGGATCGCCATCCCACAGATCGCTGACGCCGAGGCGTACGAGGATGTGGCGCGCTTCGGAGCGGTGCAGGGCGTTGTGCAGGATGACGTGCGGGATCGTGCTGCCGATGGACTGCATATAGCCGAAGTGGTCGACGAAGGTATCGTCTAGCCGTCTCTCGTCGCGCGCCGTTCGGGCGGCGTCGGCGAAGAGCGCGTAGTTGCGATTGTGGCGCTCGATCAGCTCAGCGATTGAGGGCGTACCCTCGCGATCCGGTGGGGCGGGTTGACCGAGCATCTGCTGTGTCCAGGAGTTGATCGTGGCAATGAGGTGATCGAATGTGTCACGGAGCGTTTTCTGGCCGATGTCGAATGTCTGGTCGAGCTGTGCGTCGGTGAGGTCGCGGCTCTGCTCCAGGTAGGCGTTCGTCGCCCACTGGTCGTGGCCGAGCATGCGGTCGAGCAAATCCATCGGGTGCCTCCTTGCGTGCCTGTCGTCAACGGGGGAGAGGGTTGTTCAGCTGAGCTGTGCGTTTAGAAACGCGATCGTGCGCTCCCAGGCCAGCGCGGCGGCCTCGGCGTTCCAGACGTCGGGCCGGTTGGCTTCGAAGAACCAGTGGCCAGTGTCGGGGTAGACATGGAACGTCACATCACGGCCTGCCGCGCGGATGCTCTCCTCCAGCGCGCGGACGCCATCCAGCGGCTCGAAGTCGTCATGCTCGGCGAAGTGGCCGAGGTAGGCAGCCCGGGCGGAACTGAATTCACCACCACCACCACCATAGAAGGTCACGACCGCGCCGATGTCCTCCGGACGGTTCTGCGAGAGCCACAGCGACCAGTAGCCGCCCATGGAAAACCCGACGACACCGAGTGCTTCACCACGCACGGCTGGCGAGTGACGCAGCTCATCGACCGCAGCGTTGATGATCGCCTCGGCGACCTCGGTTGACTGGTCGTGCACATCGACCAGCGCCTGCGCCTCGGCGATGTTGGCGGTCGTCGCGCCATCGGGATACAGGCTTGGCGCGAGCGCGACAAACCCCGCGTCGGCCAGCCGATCGCAGACGTCGGCAAACGTCGGCGTCAACCCCCACCAGGCGTGCAAAACGAGGACACCCGGACCGCTCCCACTCCCCGGCGTCGCGAGGTATGCGCGACTGCCCCCCGGCCCGTTCTCGATCCATTCACCCATGCACACCTCCGTACGTACATCGAACGTCCGTTCTAGTGCAGGATACGGGACGAGTACGGATTTGCCAAGAGGTCAAGGGTTGGTCGTCGTCGCCGATACGTTCGTAGTGGGCATGACCCGGCTTGTCCATCGCCGTGAGGCGGTCACACCCGCGCCGATTGATCGCAACCTCGGTGTATCGCCACCACATCGGCACAAAAATGCAGGGGCGAATCGCATACGCTCGTTTCGCCCCTGACCCGTTCCGACCGGCAGCCACCACGCCCGGGTGCCCATCCTGGATGGTCGCGTTTCTGGCCGGGCGTATGCGATACGCCCCTGCATTTGGGGGGTGGCGCGGTGCCGAAGCGCAGATGTCCGACGACTGCTGTTCGGCACGCCAACGCCGAGCCACACATCCAGGACGGTAATCTCCCCTGGCTTAGATCGGCGATCCCTTGTGGCCGAGTGCGCCGCTGAGTGCCGCAACCTCGCCGCTGTGATGGCACAGATGCCAACCGATGACGTTGCCGATGAAGACACCGAGCGGCATATCGCCGAATGACCCGAAGGTGATCGTGCGATCAAGATCCTCTGCAGAGAGCGAGCCAATGTACTCGTCGACTTCGGCGGCGACGGCGGCGTGGTAGTCGCGGAAGGCGGACATGTCGGCCTGCTTCAGCGCTTCCGACAGGTCGTCGCCAATGCCCAGCGTTCCGTCGCGTGTGATGCCGGTCTTCTCCGCCCAGTTGTCGCGATCGTAGATCGGCTCCTGGTCGCGGACGCGTTGATTGATCAGGACATCCTGCATCATGGAGCTGTGGGCGTAGATGGACGCGATCGACTGGATCGTTGCGCCATCAATTCGATGATGCCACTCGTCGGTGCTCAGTTCGGCGGTGGCGAAGTTCATGACATTACGGGCCTGATTGAGCTGTTGCAGGACCACGGACGTTGCATCCATATGCGTGACTCCTTTGTGTGACTCCTTATTCCCGAGCGGACGGCTCTGCTATGGATCACCGTAGCACCTTGTGTCCGCCCGTCAAGGATTGCGTGCCCTCAGCTGCGGACGATGCCGTCCTGAATAACGTGACGGACGCGCCGCAACGCGGCGAGATCGGCGGTCGGGTCACCATCGACCAGAACAAGATCGGCGCAATAGCCAGGGCGGATCAACCCGATCTGATCGTCGAGGTCGAGGATACGGGCTGCATCTGCGGTCGCGGCACGGAGGGCAGCGCTGCGTGTCATGCCACCGCTGACGAGCGCTTCGATCTCGTCCACCAGCGCCGGGTGCGGCGTTTCGGGGGATCCGGCGTCCGAGCCTGCGCCGATCAGCACGCCGGCCGACCGTGCATCGGCGAACGCCTGCTGGTGTCGCTCGATCACCTCGCGCGCTTTGGCCCGCGCATAGGCTGGGATGGCAGGGTTCTCGGACAGATTCTGGTAGACGTACAGCGTCGGGATCAGCGCCATCCCGCGCTCGGCCATCGTTTGCGCCTGCTCCGGCGTCAGGAAGTGGCCGTGCTCGATTGTGTCGATGCCCGCGTCGATGCTGTTCTGAATGCCCTGGCGGCCGATGGCGTGGGCGGAGACGCGCACGCCACGACGGTGCGCCTGGTCGGCGATCGCTCGCAGCTCGTCGGGCAGCAGCTCAACATCATCGACCGACTCGCCCTCGGGTCGTCCATAGACCCCACCGGTCGCCGAGACCTTGATGACCCGCGCGCCGGCGAAGAGCTGGGTGCGCACCGCCTTGAGCGCCTCGACCGGTCCATCGACCGGCATGCCCCAAAAGGGGTCGTGTCCGCCGGTCATGACAATCGTGCGTCCGGACGCAATGACCTGCGGCCCCTCGATCCAGCCTCGCTCGACCGCCTCGGCCAGCCGGATCGCCTGATCGTCGATCGAGCCGAGATCGCGCACCGTTGTGATGCCGGCGCGCAACGTCTGTCGCGCGAACCCGACGCCCTTCAGGAGCGTCTGCTCCGGCGACTCCAGCGCCAGCGATCGGACCGGATCGTCGCTGCCATCCCAGATGAGATGAACGTGCAGATCGATCAGTCCGGGCAGGAGCGTCGCACCGTTGGCTTCGATCAGGGTGCCGTGCGCGTTGGCCTCCGCCTGAATGGCATCCGGGATCTGCGCTGGTTCAGCTACCTGCTCGATCCGCCCGTCACGGACAACGACGCTGCGCGGACCACTCAGCAGATCCTCGCCATCGAACAGCCGGACTCCGTGGATCAGTAGCAGACTCATCACGCAGCTCCCCTCAGTCGAGATCATCGGCCGGACAGGTGCAGGATAGGCCCGGAGAACCGAAACGAACAGGTGCGGGTTGACGCGCGGGCGGCAGACCGCTATTCTGCGCGCGGTCCGTCGGAGCGCGCGACGCCTCGTGTCGCGGTATCGATGGTGGAACAGGGGGCCGAAGATGAGCAATACCATGGGCGCGAATCGTGCCACTGCCACCACAACTCAGCTGCGCGGATTTCAGCCGATCAGCCACTAGGCCACACCCAGACACGCTGAACTGAACCGCACCAGGTGCCCGGCACCGGGTGTTGCGCTGTGTACGCGCGTTCTGGTCGGCTGCGTCCCACATCTCTCACGTATTCGGATGACCTGTCATGGGTCACGAGCGGAACCGGCCCGTTGCCGGTCTGCCGTTGCATGTCTGCACGCCTGTGCAGCCGTTTCAAGGAGGTGCTGAATGGCGATCACCAGAGACACGCTGAAGCTGAAAACAGACGAACGCATACAAGGAGATCATTGTGTCGATCGAGACATCTCCGCGCGATGGCGCGCTCGTCCCCGAACTGGCAGCGCTCCTGGAGGAGCGCCTCATCGTTGAGATCATGCAGCAACTGAAGAGTGGCAAGGAGGCGACTGCCTGGGTCTGCCGAGGCGGACCGAGCATCGGCGGCGGCCTGGTCGTCGCCAAGGTCTATCGGCCGATAGTAGAGCGCGGCTTCAAGAACGACGCCGTCTACCAGCACGGACGCTGGGGCGGTGACAAGCGCATCCAGAGAGCGTTTGAGCAGAAGTCGCGGGCCGGTCGAGCGGCGCAGTTCGGCTCGTGGATCGCCCACGAGTTCGACACGCTCCAGCTCCTGTCGACAGCTGGCGCGGACGTGCCTCGACCGATCATCCGGGGCGATAGCGCGCTGCTGATGGAGTACATCGGCGATGAGGACGGAGCGGCCCCGCTGCTGCAGCACGTCCGCCTGCCGCGCGATGTCGCCGAGATCGTCTTCGCCCGTCTGCTCGACAACGTCGCGCTCTTCCTGGCGCACGATCGGGTGCACGGCGACCTCTCGCCCTACAACATTCTCTACTGGTCGGGGAAGGCGACGATCATTGATCTGCCGCAGGCGGTCGATCCGACGCTGAACCCGCACGCCGAGGAGCTGCTGGCCCGCGATATCGCAAACATCTGCGCCTGGGCGCGGCGTCAGGGCATCACTGCCGACGCAGCCAGAATTAGCGGCGATCTCTGGATGCAGTACCGCTTCGGTGGCCTGCGGGCGGCGTCCAATTGAGCGGTGCGAGTAGTGCGCGGGCCGGTCCGTGAGGTTGCATCGCACCCGGCACAGCCGTATGATGGGTGATGCTGAGGGTATGTCAGACGGTCTGACGTGCCCTGATTTCCCGCCAATGGGACAGCGCCGCAACTCATGTGAGTTGCGTGTTCGATCCTCGTGGAGGTGTTACTGGTTGGACGGTAGTTCGTCCCGTACCACAACCGAGCCGGCCGAACCCTGCCGGCAATTCGGGGGAACCGGATAGGCTACCTCCCAGACGCATCCACTGTCTGGTGAACTGCTTCCGCCCCCGGTACGCCGGGGGTGATTTGTGTCCGGGCTCGGTCTCGACAACATCGCAGTGTCGTTGTGCCGAGGCACATGGACCAGGAGGCAGCCATGACCAGGACGGCAGTCCGCCGCCACGTCGACCTTGCCGACGGGCGGCTGGTGATCCGCAAGATCGTCGTTGAAACAACCGAATGTCGCGAAGCAGCACCCGCTGCCGAAACCGTCGCGACCCTCGCCACCGACCAGCCCGAACGCGCCGCCCGCCTGCGTGGCCTGCGCCCCGGCAAATACGCTGTGCGCGTTCGCAAGACGCATCTGATTTAGGGACCTCACCCTCCCCGGCCCTCCCTCTCCCGTGGGGAGAGGGAGGGTGTCGTGGTGCGGCGGGGTTTGGGTGCCGTGTTGAGAGTGTTGGCAACCGTCGGACCCCTCTCCCAGCCTCTCCCCTGTGAAGGGAGAGGGGCAAGAAACGGCAGCCATTCCATCAGCACAACGACACCCCCTCTCCCCACGGGAGAGGGGGCCGGGGGGTGAGGTCTGTCGCATAATCCCCCACAGAGGGAGGTGCACGCATGTGCGATTTCAGCAATGTCAGTGACGATACGCCGTTTGGATATATCGTGGATACGCCGGAGATTCGGGCGCTGATCGATGAGACGCGGCGGCTGATGGCCGAGATACCGACTGATGCCGAGCGCGTGAAGGCGCTGGAGCCGGCGTTCTCGCGGCTGCTGGCCGCCGACGGCTGGCTGCCGACCGAATTCGCCAGCCCGGACGAGACGAGTGGCATGGGCGGCGGTATTGGGCAGTACGCACTCTATCGTGCCGAGGACGGCTCGCTGGCACTCTTCTCGCTCGTCGTCCCGCCCGGCGCGACCACGCCCGTCCATGACCACCTCGCCTGGGGTCTCATTGGCCTCTATCGCGGTCGGCAGGGTGAGACGGTCTATCGGCGGCTGGACGACGGCAGCGACCCGGAGCGGGCGGCGCTGGAGGTGGTCGTCGAGCAGGAGGTT
This region of Thermomicrobiales bacterium genomic DNA includes:
- a CDS encoding DinB family protein gives rise to the protein MDATSVVLQQLNQARNVMNFATAELSTDEWHHRIDGATIQSIASIYAHSSMMQDVLINQRVRDQEPIYDRDNWAEKTGITRDGTLGIGDDLSEALKQADMSAFRDYHAAVAAEVDEYIGSLSAEDLDRTITFGSFGDMPLGVFIGNVIGWHLCHHSGEVAALSGALGHKGSPI
- a CDS encoding winged helix DNA-binding domain-containing protein yields the protein MRLSQRALNRATLSRQMLLQREVVPLDTAVQQLVALQAQEPASPYLALWNRLDQFDAADLDTAFTDLRVVKSNAVRMTLHAIHIDDYPIFRQASEPTIHAARLRDRRFVASGIGEEETAALVAELLEQAAEPRPADELQAWVNERLGDAAHPGAWWGLRQYSPLLHVPSGATWTFGGKRGFVAPPQLPATGEAASADGMKALTLRYLAAFGPASIADVALFAMVQRSRVRAALKDLHDQVIEIEGPDGKPLYDVPNAPTPDEDTPAPPRLLGMWDNILLAYSVRDRIIPPEHRKLVIRINGDVLPTLLVDGYVVGIWRATEAGIEAMAFEPLSDDVWEQLSAEAEQLQEFLAARDPQVFRRYNHWWDKPLPGTPRLLAGG
- a CDS encoding DinB family protein, which gives rise to MTEPPIAGDEASTLLGYLERQRATFAWKSGGLGSVGLQATLGDSAMTLGGMLKHLARFEDDMSAEWIQGREQLPPWNAVDWDADPGWDWRTASDDTAEDLYTGWQDAVARARTIINSALATRGLDSPQVGVPSLRYVLLNMIEEYARHNGHADLIRESVDGLVGHDPPDTLS
- a CDS encoding dienelactone hydrolase family protein; this encodes MGEWIENGPGGSRAYLATPGSGSGPGVLVLHAWWGLTPTFADVCDRLADAGFVALAPSLYPDGATTANIAEAQALVDVHDQSTEVAEAIINAAVDELRHSPAVRGEALGVVGFSMGGYWSLWLSQNRPEDIGAVVTFYGGGGGEFSSARAAYLGHFAEHDDFEPLDGVRALEESIRAAGRDVTFHVYPDTGHWFFEANRPDVWNAEAAALAWERTIAFLNAQLS
- a CDS encoding DinB family protein; protein product: MDLLDRMLGHDQWATNAYLEQSRDLTDAQLDQTFDIGQKTLRDTFDHLIATINSWTQQMLGQPAPPDREGTPSIAELIERHNRNYALFADAARTARDERRLDDTFVDHFGYMQSIGSTIPHVILHNALHRSEARHILVRLGVSDLWDGDPQEWEHFTGRIDSTRREPEGGQANGA
- a CDS encoding DinB family protein, with the protein product MELDEILDRLRNAPLQMAIIGIDATPKQLRAAPAPDEWSAVDILAHLRACADVWGSCIEQLLSEDHPTIRAVSPRRWIKQTNYRELEFHLSLDAFIRQRSNLMNIVEPLPPEAYARAATITGAGRPIERTVRSFAQRLVVHERPHIRQMARAANVRL
- a CDS encoding amidohydrolase family protein translates to MSLLLIHGVRLFDGEDLLSGPRSVVVRDGRIEQVAEPAQIPDAIQAEANAHGTLIEANGATLLPGLIDLHVHLIWDGSDDPVRSLALESPEQTLLKGVGFARQTLRAGITTVRDLGSIDDQAIRLAEAVERGWIEGPQVIASGRTIVMTGGHDPFWGMPVDGPVEALKAVRTQLFAGARVIKVSATGGVYGRPEGESVDDVELLPDELRAIADQAHRRGVRVSAHAIGRQGIQNSIDAGIDTIEHGHFLTPEQAQTMAERGMALIPTLYVYQNLSENPAIPAYARAKAREVIERHQQAFADARSAGVLIGAGSDAGSPETPHPALVDEIEALVSGGMTRSAALRAATADAARILDLDDQIGLIRPGYCADLVLVDGDPTADLAALRRVRHVIQDGIVRS